From one Mytilus trossulus isolate FHL-02 chromosome 10, PNRI_Mtr1.1.1.hap1, whole genome shotgun sequence genomic stretch:
- the LOC134688570 gene encoding muscle M-line assembly protein unc-89-like — MKYGEKVHISCVVNAIPPATEIYWEKELNGIKYVINTGTTGTEGITVTNPSLILIHATDSDAGLYKCFAVNEFGMGYSSAIKLNVIGGIPDVDVPSMTHLTGIGYTITLTCSIKNAFPAISRVYWERYIHGSITRLSSASIGIMGVTVDNPSLIIPMAMESMTGEYTCLAVNSVGTGRSFPAKLTVKAGVTPNTNSDDSDDDTDYTDTVVNGIIGAVSAVAAVGSLVIAYWAYKRSKKQEDQKENKYRTSSNDSRNTRNHKENE; from the exons ATGAAGTATGGTGAAAAAGTACACATATCATGTGTTGTGAATGCAATACCACCTGCAACCGAAATTTACTGGGAGAAAGAATTAAATGgtatcaaatatgtaataaatactGGGACTACTGGAACTGAAGGAATAACTGTTACAAATCCATCACTTATATTAATCCACGCAACAGATTCGGATGCAGGACTTTACAAATGCTTTGCAGTCAATGAGTTTGGAATGGGCTATAGTTCAGCAATTAAACTCAATGTTATAGgag GTATTCCTGATGTTGATGTTCCATCTATGACGCACCTAACAGGCATTGGTTACACAATAACTCTCACTTGTTCTATCAAAAATGCCTTTCCTGCCATTTCAAGGGTGTACTGGGAGAGATATATACATGGCTCAATAACAAGACTTTCATCTGCTTCGATTGGAATCATGGGAGTCACCGTTGACAATCCATCGCTTATCATTCCAATGGCAATGGAATCGATGACTGGTGAATATACATGTTTGGCTGTTAACTCTGTCGGTACCGGTAGAAGCTTCCCAGCAAAATTGACAG TTAAAGCAGGAGTTACACCAAACACTAACTCTGATGATTCGGATGATGACACAGACTACA CGGATACAGTAGTTAATGGAATAATAGGTGCGGTGAGTGCTGTAGCAGCGGTTGGATCACTAGTCATTGCTTACTGGGCTTACAAGCGCTCTAAGAAGCAGG AAGatcaaaaggaaaacaaatacaGAACTTCGTCAAATGACAGCAGAAACACAAG GAACCACAAAGAAAACGAGTAG
- the LOC134688569 gene encoding Fc receptor-like protein 5 codes for MGIYVHPALYEFEHFTMNRLSVAIPEKNGFVMDHHYLTIQRLTFKDDAWYYCMAHTNFSVGSSPPIDLTIIANPKYPVVNIESNRYVVTYGSSLTINCSVRSSEQDPVNEIYWKYNNKGIITKISEKTDGISGSSIRTPSLTILKMTSSESGIYTCYARNDIGTGESRPINVIVTGDVPTVYVKGIQLSTGKT; via the exons ATGGGCATTTATGTTCATCCTGCTTTGTATGAATTTGAACATTTTACCATGAACAGACTGTCTGTTGCAATTCCTGAAAAGAACGGGTTTGTTATGGATCACCATTATTTGACAATACAACGACTTACATTTAAAGATGATGCTTGGTACTATTGTATGGCGCACACTAATTTCTCGGTGGGAAGTAGCCCACCAATTGACCTAACAATCATTGCAA ATCCAAAATATCCTGTTGTAAACATTGAATCAAACCGGTATGTGGTGACATATGGCAGTTCACTCACCATCAACTGTTCAGTTCGTTCATCTGAACAGGATCCCGTAAATGAGATATATTGGAAGTACAATAATAAGGGAATCATAACAAAGATTTCCGAAAAGACGGACGGGATATCAGGAAGTTCCATTAGAACGCCATCACTCACCATTTTGAAAATGACATCGTCTGAATCTGGAATCTACACCTGTTATGCTAGAAATGATATTGGAACAGGAGAAAGTCGACCAATAAATGTAATTGTTACTGGAG ATGTACCAACTGTTTATGTTAAAGGTATTCAATTAAGTACGGGGAAAACGTAA